cccccacacaatttcaaaggttcatgagctgctgaaacaagaacggaggataagcatcgatgaactggcagatcgtctgaacatcagtcacggttcggttcacgccataattcatgagcttctcggttataggctctttggtgcgcaatggatccccaagatttttatccatcgcgagaagacggagaagtttcgcgctgccttgactcatctgatcgggtatcacaatgagcatgacgacttcttgtttgcaactgtgatcggggacgaaccttggtgccactactacgagcctgaaacacgacggcaaagcttacagcggaaacattagaatttaccacgcccaaagaacgtaaaggccatcatttccgctggaaaggtgttgttgactttttttttcgatcgacagggttcATTACTggtagaatttgctaaatcttgagaggctatcaattgtttccgatattgtgaaacgccagaacggcagcgtgtcgcaatcaagaacgaacaacgtggaaaattgacgaatggggtcatcttgttccgcgacaatgcctgtccccacgtcgcttatgtggttaatacaaaactggcaaagttcaactgggaaacgctgcaacatccgccatacagctcagacctgtcaccttgcgacttctacattttggggcaaccgaaaaaacagctcaagggaaccagatacagactttttgaagcagcaacccaaggagttttataagacgggaatcacgcaactcgttagtcaataggacaaatgtctaaattctcatgaagactacttttaaataaagtaccccgttgttggctcattcatttgacttgccctcatatatcttgcagaactcctgctttttatacgtgctctctgtcgcgactataacttcggtgcaattactcacgatacacgacaagggacagctactccagcgtaatacattggaacaaacgacagcgtcattgagatttttcactggccattgcatatatacaagaatgtaagcacggttcttgaatgacaaagtttcattaagatatttgtcctcaacttgttcagttcattgccttttaatttttcatatcagcggcatgcactgctctcctggtttcgaactgatatagttctaaagttcgtgtgatattttctttacttaataaatagataaaaaacatggaagtattgacatcagttatgttgggcacaatgtttggcacatacgagtataatattttatgaaaaaatacatattttacttgtatttacagagcgtagctttcaagaattcgtttacagcatctttggcaatgacaatgcagttattattcatgtatttgatccctcgataaattgtttaagaggaagctttagctcgggcccaatccgacgcagcctattcaaatacttgtaaaacgcagaaacgcttttctgagataatcctgctaatcgcttttattgaaattggttgcatttgagagagaaagttaaaccCTAGTGTCTGTTCGAAACataacttcgatttagggcctgaattgtgtttaaaatattttggaaaattggaaagtttgaaaaaatagaagcacggcgtttacaaactaatagctatgcatgaagaacagatattgtggttctgtaaacggcatttattataccagtcaaagcggacaagtttgctgtgtcaatttgtatcttacgtgaattggttacgttgtgtacaagggttctgcaaaagccgtatttccacaatacaaattttttttgagattcatgtgtaacatatctattttgtccgctgtagatgtactattagatgcagttcacagaattgtgatatcatttttcattgttgagtcacagagttttaaacttgatagtttcgtttcctgaaaattttcaattttggccaatttttactaaataattgacctcctataTGAAAAATtcggctgagctgcaacgtgcagctatatatatatatatatatatatatatatatatatatatatatatatatatatatatatatatatatatatatatatatatatatatatatatatatatatatatatatatatatatatatatatatatatattgggccagtggcgtagccccccccgaacaaaatttctggctacgccactgattgtttccactttattatttttttgtacaTTTATTAGCTATGGTCAAATGCCTGTGGTCTGTTTTATGTTCAGGCTCATCATACACACCAGTATCCACACCCCTTGCTGGAGCTACAAGGCCACACACGGAACCACATGTGCTTGGTGTGTCATTCTGATGTCGCATTGCTATGTTCGTTATGGTGCTGTAGTTCTTGATAGTTCTTTTAATGCAATTAGGattatttgcctacttcaggcagtttgagcctatctatctaaCTATCCTCTTATGTTTTTGTTTCAGGTGGTTTATGCAGGCCTGCTTCGACACATGCTGAAGTTGCCAGCTTCACAGAGTTGCAACCTCTTGGTATGTCCCGCATGCAATATAAATCTTTATGCTGGCTTTGTTCAGTGATTATAATATTTTTTTTGACATTTAATGCACTGCAGTCAGGCAGAGCATAACCTGTGGTGTCGTTTATGTTCAGATTCATCGTACAGGCCGGTATCCAGATATCCGACTGGAGCTACAAGGTCACACGCAGATCCACAAGTGCTTGGTATGTCATCTACCTTCTATTAATCGTTATAGGTAATAGGGTTCAGTGATGGGTTTTAGTGTTGCTAAGGCGAAATTTTCAGTATTTTATATGCGAAGACTGATTTGTCTTGCTTTCTCAATTAATATTTACTTGAGACAAGTTATTTTTTGTACTCTATATGTACCATTCGCATTCGTGATAGTCCATTAGCACTAACTTATATTGTTGTTCATTGTAACATATTGGAAACAGAAGGTGGTGCCCTTAGCACTAAATCAGCTTTGTTCTTTAGTTATCTTGCAGCTTCATGACAGAAAAATGGCAGAgcccatctcatgatgactgtcgatgtaatgtgattagcattcaagcaatataTCAGCACACCGCATTGCTGAAGCCACATTCATTTAAAAAATCTACAGTGGCCATTCTGAGACTATCGTTGCTTTGGCTATAGGCGACATATGGTGTCTCCGGTATCAGCTCACTTTGTTATAGCACTCGCTTGGCGAGGTTGCCCGTGAGCATGACGGCATAACGAAGACTGTGTGACGAAGATGTAATGATAAAGTATGACGTCTGTGGAACAACCAACGTATTATGACGACAACGCCATGGCGATAAGGAGATGGCAATTTTGAAACGATGACTATGGTATAATCATGACAATGTGACGACTGCaacatgaggacaatgggatgatgcAAGTGCATGGCGACGACTCTGATGAAGGTACGGAAACAACTGCATGACAACGATGGCGACGACAATAAGATGACATGTTTGAAGTGATGACAACAGAAAACAGTGCGATGACAATGGTGTGCTGATAACCATGGGATTACGGTGGCGTAGTGATGATGGCACAACGAGAGTCGGATGATGTTAGAATGGAGAAGGTGGAACGACCATTACGGCTTCACGACGGCAGTATGACAATGAAGTGTCCAATCATTCAGTCATGGAGATAGCCAACTTTTTTGTCTTATTGTCGGTCAAGGCAACTGACCGCGGGCTGACACTAAAAATTTTAATTCTGGCTTTTTACATGCCTCTAgcaagatatgattatgagccaGGCACACCGTAATGGGGGGCTcgagaataatttagaccacctggggttcttcagcaTGCACCCAGTGCATGGCACATGAGCatgtttgcatt
This Dermacentor albipictus isolate Rhodes 1998 colony chromosome 1, USDA_Dalb.pri_finalv2, whole genome shotgun sequence DNA region includes the following protein-coding sequences:
- the LOC139049462 gene encoding uncharacterized protein; protein product: MCSVLCTGRKLLAHSRNCKLGAHHTHQYPHPLLELQGHTRNHMCLVVYAGLLRHMLKLPASQSCNLLIHRTGRYPDIRLELQGHTQIHKCLQDMIMSQAHRNGGLENNLDHLGFFSMHPVHGT